The Candidatus Omnitrophota bacterium nucleotide sequence GCCGGGCTTTATAAAATAGATATCGCTTATAGAAAAGATCATGATAAGAAGTATGACAAAGCCAACCAAAATAAATATACCGACCTTTACCTCAAATGACATCTCTTTAGTATTCATTTATAACTCCTTTTATAATTGTGTCTTGACCGGCTCTTTTTCTGTTATGGGCCCGACCGCCGCACCGGTTATAAATTGTTTTACTACCGGGTTTTTTGTGTTCTTTATCTCGTCGGGAGTGCCGATTTCTATGATCTTGCCTTCATAAAGCATGGCTATCCTGTCCGCTATCTTATAAGCGCTTACCATATCGTGCGTAACGGCGATAGAAGTTATCTTTAATTTGTCGTGCAAAGTAACTATCAGGTCATTCACGGCATCGCCCATTATTGGGTCGACCCCCGTAGTCGGCTCGTCATACATGATTATTTCGGGATTTACGCATATTGCCCGGGCAAGGCCCACTCTTTTTCTCATGCCGCCCGAAAGTTCTGCGGGCTTCAGATTCTCTATGCCGCCTAAATCTACATGCCCAAGGCATTCCGCCACCCTCTTTTCTATTTGTGAACTGCTGAGGGCCGAATGCTCATACAATGCAAATCCGACATTCTCCCCTACCGTCAATGAGTCAAAAAGCGCCGCCCCCTGAAAGAGCATGCCGAATTTCATCCTGAATTCATTCAGTTCCTTTTCGCTCAAACGCGTGATATCCACGCCGTCTATTATTACCTGCCCGGAATCCGGCTTCATTATGCCTATTATATGTTTAAGAAGGACGCTTTTGCCGGTACCGGAACGGCCGATGATGACCATCGTCTCGCCTTTTTCGATATTAAGGTTAGTATTATCTAAGACGACGTGGTCTCCGAATGCCTTGCATAAATTTATAATTTCAATCATATCTTCACACCTTAAACGCAAAATAAAACATGGCCGTGATAAAGCAATCGGCCGCTATTATCATTATGAAACTTATTACTACGGCCTGAGTCGTCGATTTTCCGACACCTTCGGCGCCGCCTTCGGTCCTCATGCCCTGAAAACATGCCACGATGGCTATTATTATACCAAAGACAACCGATTTTATTAGTCCTGTGAATACATCCTTAAAGATAAGCGGCTGATATGTCATCCGCATATACATCCTTGGAGTTATATTAAGCTTAAAAACACCTATTATGTAACCGCCAAATATGCCGATCATATCGGCGTATATTGTCAAAAGAGGCAGCATTATAAAAAGCGCCAAGAACCTCGGCACTACAAGATACTTTATGGGATTGGTAGCGAGTGTCTCGAGCGCATCTATCTGCTCGGTCACTTTCATGGTTCCCAGTTCCGCCGTAATAGCCGCGCCTACCCTTCCGGCAACGACCAGCGCGGTCAATACGGGCCCCAACTCCCTGACTATTGAAAGAGAGACCAATGATGCTATATACATTTCGGAGGACATCTTTTGCATCTGGTAAGCGCTTTGGAGAGCAAGTACCATCCCCGTAAAAAGGCTTGTAAGAAGGACTATCGGCAGGCTATTGACCCCTATCTTATTCATCTGATCTATTACCTGTCTTTTCTTAAGCGGCGGGACAAAAATCCAGTATATCGTCTGGGCAAAGAGTATAAACGAGCCTCCGATATAGCCCATTATATCCACAAAGTTTGAGCCCAAAGAATAAGCCCTGCTTTCAATATTGCTCCACGATACCTTCTTATTCAAAGTCGAACCCATCTCCTTTTCTTATGACCTTAATCGCGCTCCCGGATTTAAACTTGCCCGCAATGATATTTTCGGCAAGCGGATCTTCCAGTAACTTCTGTATTGTCCTTTTAAGCGGCCTTGCTCCGAAGATAGGATCAAAACCTTTCTCTACAAGCAGCACCTTTGCTTCTTCGTTTAAAGTGATATCTATATTCTGCTCTTCAAGCCGCTTTTTGACATCCTCGATCTCTATGTCTATTATCTTATGCAGGTCTTCTTTTGTAAGTGAGTGAAATACGACGATATCATCCACCCTGTTCAGGAACTCGGGCTTGAACGTCCTTTTGATTTCATCAAGCAGTTTTCTTTTCATATCTTCGTAACTTGCCTTCTCCGCGCTTTCGGTTATGAAGCCTACTGATGTCTGTTTTTTTAAGAGCTCCGCGCCTATATTTGAAGTCATGATTATTATTGTATTTTTAAAATCGACGCGCCTGCCGAAAGAATCGGTCATGCGCCCGTCCTCAAGTACCTGAAGTAGGATATTAAATACATCCGGATGCGCCTTTTCTATTTCGTCAAGAAGCACGACGGCATAGGGCCGTCTTCTTACCCTTTCCGTCAACTGCCCGCCCTCTTCGTAGCCCACATAACCGGGCGGAGCTCCGACGAGACGGGATACATTAAACTTCTCCATATACTCCGACATGTCAAGCTGTATTATGGCGTTTTCGTCGCCGAACATATATTCCGCAAGAGCGCGCGCCAAAAGCGTTTTTCCAACACCCGTAGGCCCCATGAATACGAAAGAGCCTATCGGCCTCTTTGGGTCTTTTATACCCGCGCGCGATCGCCTTACCGCATGGGCTATTGCCGAAATCGCTTCGGTCTGGCCTACAACGCGTTTTCTCAGGCCGTCTTCCATCTTCAGAAATT carries:
- a CDS encoding ABC transporter permease; this translates as MNKKVSWSNIESRAYSLGSNFVDIMGYIGGSFILFAQTIYWIFVPPLKKRQVIDQMNKIGVNSLPIVLLTSLFTGMVLALQSAYQMQKMSSEMYIASLVSLSIVRELGPVLTALVVAGRVGAAITAELGTMKVTEQIDALETLATNPIKYLVVPRFLALFIMLPLLTIYADMIGIFGGYIIGVFKLNITPRMYMRMTYQPLIFKDVFTGLIKSVVFGIIIAIVACFQGMRTEGGAEGVGKSTTQAVVISFIMIIAADCFITAMFYFAFKV
- a CDS encoding ABC transporter ATP-binding protein yields the protein MIEIINLCKAFGDHVVLDNTNLNIEKGETMVIIGRSGTGKSVLLKHIIGIMKPDSGQVIIDGVDITRLSEKELNEFRMKFGMLFQGAALFDSLTVGENVGFALYEHSALSSSQIEKRVAECLGHVDLGGIENLKPAELSGGMRKRVGLARAICVNPEIIMYDEPTTGVDPIMGDAVNDLIVTLHDKLKITSIAVTHDMVSAYKIADRIAMLYEGKIIEIGTPDEIKNTKNPVVKQFITGAAVGPITEKEPVKTQL